The Saccharothrix variisporea genome has a segment encoding these proteins:
- a CDS encoding DUF692 domain-containing protein: MAGLGVGIGWRPEIDLTVEQLDVDFVEVVAENLHADRLPESVRVLRERGVPVLPHAVSLSLGGADPVDPHRVAHLGALAQALDAPFVSDHVCFVRAGGLDSGHLMPVPRTRDALDVLVANVKAAQADLPVPLALENVAALLEWPDAELSEGRFLAELVERTDCLLLVDVANLHANARNLGTDVGRFLDEIPLERLAYVHVAGGQEHQGVYHDTHAHAVPPEVLDVLRQLRERVDPPGVLLERDDDYPSDAELAGELAAIRAVLA; encoded by the coding sequence ATGGCGGGACTGGGTGTCGGCATCGGGTGGCGGCCCGAGATCGACCTGACCGTGGAACAGCTCGACGTCGACTTCGTCGAGGTGGTCGCGGAGAACCTGCACGCGGACCGGCTGCCCGAGTCGGTGCGGGTGCTGCGGGAGCGGGGCGTGCCGGTGCTGCCGCACGCCGTGTCGCTGAGCCTGGGCGGCGCGGACCCCGTGGACCCGCACCGGGTGGCGCACCTGGGCGCGCTGGCGCAGGCGTTGGACGCGCCCTTCGTCAGCGACCACGTGTGCTTCGTGCGCGCGGGCGGGTTGGACTCCGGGCACCTCATGCCGGTGCCGCGCACCCGTGACGCGCTGGACGTGTTGGTGGCCAACGTGAAGGCCGCGCAAGCCGACCTGCCCGTGCCGCTGGCGCTGGAGAACGTCGCCGCCCTGCTGGAGTGGCCCGACGCCGAGCTGTCCGAGGGGCGGTTCCTGGCCGAACTGGTCGAGCGCACGGACTGCCTGCTGCTGGTGGACGTGGCCAACCTCCACGCCAACGCCCGCAACCTGGGCACGGACGTGGGCCGGTTCCTCGACGAGATCCCGTTGGAGCGCTTGGCTTACGTGCACGTGGCCGGCGGGCAGGAGCACCAGGGCGTCTACCACGACACGCACGCCCACGCCGTGCCGCCGGAGGTGCTGGACGTGCTGCGGCAGCTGCGCGAGCGGGTGGACCCGCCGGGCGTGCTGCTGGAACGCGACGACGACTACCCGTCCGACGCCGAGCTGGCGGGTGAGCTGGCCGCGATCCGGGCGGTCCTGGCATGA
- a CDS encoding TIGR04222 domain-containing membrane protein, with protein MERPWGLSGPEFLELYWIALAVSLAFAIVVRVGLRGQRDSVLAGALDLYDLAYLTGGPRRVVETSVANLIESGKLRPARDGAVRVVGNPVADDTVDQAVLTDAARYRNRTLSLLFTAVSEQSAPRGLGRALAERGYLVPPERVKRRYRAAVVPLVLLIAVGLVRWVNGLAIGAPVGWLTLQLVLSGILVGLLLRVDGFRRTARGSRAVARARAGVDTGGPAVRVALGGFAHHPNSPLAAAGQRYATLTASRSNRSRPRRVVFGSGHVTGAAPSYGCGSSGGSDSGGGSSCGGGGGCGGGGS; from the coding sequence GTGGAGCGACCGTGGGGACTGTCAGGCCCGGAATTCCTTGAGCTGTACTGGATCGCGCTGGCCGTGTCGCTGGCCTTCGCGATCGTCGTCCGAGTGGGCCTGCGAGGGCAGCGCGACAGCGTCCTCGCAGGCGCGCTCGACCTCTACGACCTCGCTTACCTGACCGGCGGACCACGTCGTGTGGTCGAGACGTCGGTCGCCAACCTGATCGAGTCCGGCAAGCTGCGCCCCGCGCGGGACGGCGCGGTGCGGGTCGTCGGCAACCCGGTCGCGGACGACACCGTCGACCAGGCCGTGCTCACCGACGCCGCCCGCTACCGCAACCGGACGTTGTCGCTGCTGTTCACGGCCGTGTCGGAGCAGAGCGCGCCGAGGGGGCTCGGGCGCGCGCTGGCCGAACGCGGCTACCTGGTCCCGCCGGAGCGGGTCAAGCGCCGCTACCGGGCCGCCGTGGTGCCGTTGGTGCTGCTCATCGCCGTGGGGCTGGTGCGGTGGGTGAACGGCCTCGCGATCGGCGCGCCGGTCGGCTGGCTGACGCTGCAGCTGGTGCTGTCCGGCATCCTCGTCGGCCTGCTGCTGCGGGTCGACGGCTTCCGGCGCACCGCCCGGGGTTCCCGCGCGGTGGCGCGGGCTCGCGCGGGCGTGGACACCGGTGGTCCGGCTGTGCGCGTCGCCCTCGGCGGGTTCGCCCACCACCCGAACTCCCCGCTGGCGGCGGCCGGGCAGCGCTACGCCACCCTGACCGCCAGCCGGTCGAACCGGAGCCGGCCGCGGCGCGTGGTGTTCGGCTCGGGTCACGTGACGGGTGCCGCCCCGTCCTACGGCTGCGGGTCCAGCGGTGGGTCCGACAGCGGAGGCGGCAGCAGTTGCGGCGGAGGCGGTGGCTGCGGCGGTGGCGGCTCCTAG
- a CDS encoding asparaginase, with translation MAFELVAEVWRGDFLESVHHGSVVALDRSGEAALSVGRPDDVTYPRSSNKPIQALAMLRHGLDLDGELLALACASHSGEDFHVEGVHRILAGAGLTEADLQCTPDLPIGEAALREHLRAGRGKEPKYMNCSGKHAAMLATCVHNDWPTETYLDPSHPLQVAIRETLEDLAGERIGAEGVDGCGAPLFGISLVGLARAFARITTSTDPLERRIATAMSTHPEWVGGTDRDVTRLMRAIPGAVAKDGAEGVYAIGLPTGEAVACKIADGSSRARAVVMVAALRKLGVAAPEDLATVPVLGHGRTVGAVKPSPALV, from the coding sequence ATGGCGTTCGAGCTGGTCGCCGAGGTGTGGCGGGGTGACTTCCTGGAGTCCGTGCACCACGGCTCGGTCGTCGCGTTGGACCGTTCGGGTGAGGCGGCGCTGAGCGTCGGACGCCCGGACGACGTCACGTACCCGCGCTCGTCGAACAAGCCGATCCAGGCGCTGGCGATGCTGCGGCACGGCCTCGACCTCGACGGCGAGCTGCTCGCCCTGGCCTGCGCGAGCCACTCCGGCGAGGACTTCCACGTCGAGGGCGTGCACCGCATCCTGGCCGGTGCGGGCCTGACCGAAGCCGACCTCCAGTGCACGCCCGACCTGCCCATCGGCGAGGCGGCGCTGCGCGAGCACCTGCGGGCCGGGCGCGGCAAGGAACCGAAGTACATGAACTGCTCGGGCAAGCACGCCGCCATGCTCGCCACCTGCGTGCACAACGACTGGCCGACCGAGACGTACCTCGACCCGTCCCACCCGCTCCAGGTCGCCATCCGGGAGACGCTGGAGGACCTGGCCGGGGAGCGGATCGGCGCGGAGGGCGTGGACGGCTGCGGCGCGCCGCTGTTCGGGATCAGCCTGGTCGGGCTGGCGCGGGCGTTCGCCCGGATCACCACCTCGACGGACCCGCTGGAACGGCGGATTGCGACGGCGATGAGCACGCACCCGGAGTGGGTCGGGGGGACGGACCGGGACGTGACCCGGTTGATGCGGGCGATCCCGGGCGCGGTGGCCAAGGACGGGGCGGAGGGCGTGTACGCGATCGGGCTGCCGACCGGGGAGGCGGTGGCGTGCAAGATCGCCGACGGGTCCAGCCGGGCACGGGCGGTCGTGATGGTGGCGGCGCTGCGCAAGCTGGGCGTGGCGGCCCCGGAGGACCTGGCGACGGTGCCGGTGCTGGGGCACGGGCGCACGGTGGGCGCGGTCAAGCCCTCCCCCGCCCTGGTCTGA
- a CDS encoding TIGR04222 domain-containing membrane protein: MTVATSWTSTSGVSAELWPEEQAMLAGGPGRATEVAVVSLVEAGALRISRDGLVSAVQGPPRSWTPLQSFVLGSVPRPLGELVAAGARSGQAQALRQQLISRGYVRTAGAVRAVRWLRRLFFLAWLGSIVWSIFGDLPFWAVFAGFFVWMFLAAMTYPFVRPLTRAGRRAVRRLRTVVVTSDRVPLVACYGLLGRVSGQYVWQVLGIDPVAAATLRRRRKSDGSSGSASCGSGCGSCSSSSCGSSSDSGSSDSGSSSDSGSSCGSSCGGGCGGGGGD, translated from the coding sequence ATGACGGTGGCGACTTCCTGGACGTCGACTTCGGGAGTTTCGGCTGAGCTGTGGCCCGAGGAGCAGGCCATGCTGGCCGGTGGGCCGGGACGCGCCACCGAGGTGGCGGTGGTGTCCCTGGTCGAGGCGGGCGCGTTGCGCATCTCCCGGGACGGGCTGGTGAGCGCCGTCCAAGGTCCGCCGCGGTCGTGGACGCCGTTGCAGTCGTTCGTGCTCGGGTCGGTGCCGCGCCCGCTGGGTGAGCTGGTCGCGGCCGGCGCGCGCAGCGGTCAGGCGCAGGCGTTGCGGCAGCAGCTGATCTCGCGCGGGTACGTGCGGACCGCCGGGGCCGTGCGCGCGGTGCGGTGGCTGCGACGGTTGTTCTTCCTGGCCTGGCTGGGTTCGATCGTGTGGTCGATCTTCGGGGACCTGCCGTTCTGGGCGGTGTTCGCCGGGTTCTTCGTCTGGATGTTCCTGGCCGCGATGACCTACCCGTTCGTGCGGCCGCTGACCCGGGCCGGGCGCAGGGCGGTGCGGCGGCTGCGCACGGTCGTGGTCACCTCCGACCGCGTGCCGCTGGTGGCGTGCTACGGGCTGCTCGGGCGCGTGAGCGGGCAGTACGTGTGGCAGGTCCTCGGCATCGACCCGGTGGCGGCGGCGACGTTGCGGCGGCGGCGCAAGTCCGACGGGTCCAGCGGGAGCGCTTCGTGCGGCAGCGGGTGCGGGAGCTGTTCCAGCAGCAGCTGCGGCAGCTCGTCGGACAGCGGGTCGTCGGACAGCGGGTCCTCTTCGGACAGCGGCTCGTCGTGCGGTTCGTCGTGCGGCGGGGGCTGCGGTGGCGGGGGCGGTGACTGA
- the msrB gene encoding peptide-methionine (R)-S-oxide reductase MsrB, with amino-acid sequence MEPVVGATPKVVHSELEWREILTPKEYAVLREAGTEPAWTGEYTDTKTEGVYSCRACGAELFRSDTKFDSHCGWPSFFSPLAADSVVLREDRAYGMVRTEVLCATCHSHLGHVFEGEGYPTPTDQRYCINSISLRLVEAPGGRAD; translated from the coding sequence ATGGAACCTGTCGTCGGCGCCACCCCGAAGGTGGTCCACTCCGAGCTCGAGTGGCGGGAGATCCTGACCCCCAAGGAGTACGCGGTGCTGCGCGAGGCGGGCACCGAGCCGGCCTGGACCGGGGAGTACACCGACACCAAGACCGAGGGCGTCTACTCGTGCCGGGCCTGCGGGGCCGAGTTGTTCCGCAGCGACACGAAGTTCGACTCGCACTGCGGCTGGCCGTCGTTCTTCTCGCCGCTGGCCGCCGACTCCGTCGTCCTGCGCGAGGACCGGGCCTACGGGATGGTCCGCACGGAAGTGCTCTGCGCCACATGCCACAGCCACCTCGGGCACGTTTTCGAGGGTGAGGGCTATCCGACGCCGACCGACCAGCGCTACTGCATCAACTCGATCAGCTTGCGTCTGGTGGAAGCGCCCGGCGGTCGAGCAGACTGA
- a CDS encoding TIGR04222 domain-containing membrane protein — translation MGFLWWYGPALVAAFLLGLLLKRVPGSPPARPLSFEELGFLGGGPVRAVEVAVAGLVADNRVKASGFAVAAVPGQEPGPVSELQAHLLTRLDQPRDLDDLVVTAATAAPARRLGQGLVAAGLLVAPRKRLWRAVLAVLPLVVLGVVGVVTAPGGWVTATALSVTALAAAALLLGPPPVLTRAGARAFEEATAGLAPVDPAEVTARYGLVRTAVASVPHKGSARAQTAVFDGENAEPIGVTGTSDAPIPRRGQRVVVVEPRRWRQRNGWLVAGGWLAGGWLASQWLEDDGGDFLDVDFGSFG, via the coding sequence ATGGGTTTCCTGTGGTGGTACGGCCCGGCGCTGGTGGCGGCGTTCCTGCTCGGTCTGCTGCTCAAGCGGGTGCCCGGGTCGCCGCCGGCCCGGCCGCTGAGCTTCGAGGAACTCGGCTTCCTCGGCGGTGGCCCGGTGCGGGCGGTCGAGGTGGCCGTGGCCGGGCTGGTGGCCGACAACCGGGTCAAGGCGTCCGGGTTCGCCGTGGCCGCCGTGCCGGGGCAAGAACCCGGTCCCGTCTCCGAGCTGCAAGCCCACCTGCTGACGAGGCTGGACCAGCCGCGCGACCTGGACGACCTGGTCGTCACCGCGGCCACCGCCGCGCCGGCGCGCAGGCTGGGCCAAGGCCTGGTCGCGGCCGGGCTGCTGGTGGCGCCGCGCAAGCGGCTGTGGCGGGCCGTGCTCGCGGTCCTGCCGCTGGTGGTGCTGGGCGTCGTCGGGGTCGTGACGGCACCGGGCGGCTGGGTGACCGCGACCGCGCTGTCGGTCACCGCGCTGGCCGCCGCGGCGCTGCTGCTGGGTCCGCCGCCGGTCCTGACCAGGGCGGGCGCGCGGGCGTTCGAGGAGGCCACCGCGGGTCTCGCGCCGGTCGACCCGGCCGAGGTCACCGCCCGCTACGGCCTGGTCCGCACCGCGGTCGCGTCCGTGCCGCACAAGGGGTCGGCACGGGCGCAGACCGCGGTGTTCGACGGCGAGAACGCGGAACCGATCGGGGTAACGGGGACGTCCGATGCACCGATCCCCCGACGGGGGCAGCGGGTCGTGGTCGTCGAGCCGCGGCGCTGGCGTCAGCGCAACGGTTGGTTGGTCGCGGGCGGGTGGCTGGCGGGTGGCTGGTTGGCCTCGCAGTGGTTGGAGGATGACGGTGGCGACTTCCTGGACGTCGACTTCGGGAGTTTCGGCTGA